In Monodelphis domestica isolate mMonDom1 chromosome 1, mMonDom1.pri, whole genome shotgun sequence, the sequence tctgttaatttaaagcacctggcaaagttgcctggtttctgtccataGACAAAATTCAGTGGAGTGtatcttgaaggtgattgatgttcttggcttgcctggcttgtaaagGGTGTGAATGTAGCtctgtggagaagggaaaaagggtGGTAAtgatctttgggctttaattctgtgaatgtaattttTTAGGTTAATAATCTGGTAGAGTTAAGGTGGGATATATATGTGTTGATCCCATAGGGATTTGCTCTCTTAATGTTTATCCTGTATTGGGGAGGCAGccataatcataacaagtccatcaGTAGGGAAAGTTgtggagagaagtcacagaatgGATTTAGCTGGGAGCTTTTTGTTCTGGGGGTGCGGGGTCAGGGGAGCTGCTTTGCAGTTCTCCGGCGTCCCACTATGTCTGTGTCAACCAGTGGGGATCTGTTGACTCCCAGAAATGAAATAATAGGAATATTTAGTCTATATGCACTCAGGGGTGTAATACCTATGAAGAGAGGATTGAATGTATAGAcaatgcaaaaaaaggaaaaaagattagaAATGAATTGTCTAGTACTGTGGACAGAGCATACCTAGCCACAAGATTTGGTCTCACCTGCCAGGATTTTGGGTCAAGTCACTCATCCAGCTTTTCTGAGGTCATGGTCTGAGTTAGAAATGTAATAATGCTTGCCTGTCCAAAATCCCTCATTTGTGATGAACAGTCAATGAGATCACATAGGAGAATCTTtgtgatttaaatttttgtttagttttgatGTCATGACATTTTCAAAGAATGGATTGTGCCCATTTAAGTTGGAAGATTGTTCTTCttaatataaagcattttatgtTTTGataatggagggaaggagatagagctatatatgtgcatatgtcactatatatgtatattttattgtttgtttcttATAGAAGGAGAGAACAGACCCCAAATCAAGGCGAATCCCACAAAGGTGAATTTTCCTGTGGATGAAATGGACTTACAAAGATTCATGAGTGATGATGCTGATAACATTGCTTTCAGAGAATTCTGTGTTGCATCTCAAAATTCAAATCATATTGAACATAAAAGAATTCACACTGAAGAAATATCTAGTAAAAGTAATCAGCTCAGAAGGACTTTTATGCATAGGGCCAGTCTTGCGGGACAGCAAAGAATTCATCCTGGGAAGAAATGTTATGAATGCAAGGAATGTCAAAAGACATTCACATGTAACTCCaaacttgctgtacatcagagaatccacactggggagaaaccttatgaatgcaagcagtgtggaaagacattcatatATAAATACTCTCTTGCtttacatcagagaatgcacagtggggagaaatcttatgaatgcaagcagtgtggaaagacattcaaccATAGTTCTCATCTTACTCgtcatcaaagaatccacactggggagaaacctcatgaatgcaagcaatgtggaaagggaTTTGCATATAAATCCTatcttgctatacatcagagagtccacactggggagaaacctcacgaatgcaagcaatgtggaaagacattcagatgTAACTCCAACCTTGCTGTacaccagagaatccacactggggtgaaaccttatgaatgcaagcaatgtggaaaatcATTTGCATATAACTGGACTCTTGCTATACATCAAAGAgtccacagtggagagaaaccttataaatgcaagcaatgtggaaaggcttttagtcataactcctctctctctgtaCATCAAAGAATCCATACTAATGAGAAGCATTATGAATTAAAGAACTGTGGAAAGACAATCACACATAACTTTgaacttgctgtacatcagagtccacactggggagaaaccttttgaatgcaagcagtgtggaaagacgtTCAACCAGAGTTCTTATCTTGATCATCATCAAAGAATTCACACTGGTAACAAACCTTATGagtgcaagcagtgtggaaagacattcatccAGACTTCTCATGTTGCTCGTCAATTAACATTCGGAAGAATCCTTCAGAATAAAAGTGTTTATAAGGAATTGAACACGAGGGGATGCTGCAAAGGCTGAAGCAGGCAGATTCCAGAATTCTGGAGAAGCAACAGGACGGTTCTTATAACAGAGAGTTAAGCAGGAAGTTGTGTTTGTCTAGTCTTCTAGTGTGGATCTGGTGAACTAGCTGTTCTCTCTCTAATGGCTTTCCTTGTGATCCCCTTACTAACTACCTATTTCTGTATATCTTTGTTGATGCTGACTGAGACATTCCTACAGAGCTGCTTGAGACACCTAAAGCCATCTGTCAGTGAGACCTTCCCTTTTAGCCCTGTTCCTGCTTATCTTTCAAACCTTACCACCTCTGTCACCATATAAGGGGAATTTGGGTTActgaattgtattttattttagaaactgGAACTCTTAGAGAGGTAATGGACAGTACAGATACCATCTCTCTGAATCTACCAATTTGATTGTATTCGAGGtttgtatatattctttatatagaTCATCagaattctcttcccttccttccccaattTTCAATAAATCTGTTTCAATAGTATTTGGTATCATGTAAGCTTTATCCTGTTCACCTTCCCTGACCCTGTGTCCATCTGATACTAGTTCTAAACAGTCATTCCTTGACCTACTAATATCCCATTACCGTCAGGTATCTTTCTTGAAACACTTATTTTAGCCATATACAGTTATTTTACAAGCTATGTTAAAAGATGTTCACCTGCTTCGCCAGTCTTGATATTATGTGAAGGAAATTTAACCTATCACCTTTCTGTTGAAGCATACCAAGCATGAGCTTAAACTTGACTCAGTGGTGAGGATTGCAAGATGGAATTCATTGAGTGAGGTTAGGATGGCAGGCTGAAAAAGGCAACAATAGAGTCAAAATCATGAGACAAGGGCAGGGTGATGTCTTCTGCTTTGCTTACTTGGACTACCCCTCTGGGCAgaccaggcaaaatagaaagctaCAGAGGACACCTGAGATGTGATTTGTGAATTAGTGCACAGAGAGAAGTTTTGATAAACTGAAGCTAAAGTAGATAACGAAGTTCATCTCTTTCAGTTGTTGCTGTCTGAACTTCCCTGTGAGCATGGCTAGGGCACCCTAATGGTGGCCACAGAATATCAAGCTAATTGGAGTAATGATGAAAGTATATTTCTCCTATgaattcatgaccaaataagaaatagataacattattagggataaaataggaaattgtTGTTATATTAAATTCTCAAAGGTGTGTACAAACAAAGCGAATACAATCAAAGTTACAAGTGGAAACAGGAAGTCATCATTGCTTTACAACAAAATTTCTAACTAAAtactttagtttttaaaaagtaaccttGTTCTCAAATGCCTTAATTCATAAATTCATGGCATCTAGATCTAAAGAGGAGTTAATTTACTAAGGACATAATGTCTTTGCTCAATAGAAATCACTTCTAAATAGTATCATTTTCTACATAatgttttcccaaaattcctacaaagcaaaaattaaaagtcaaagttATATTTGAGatttcaaatatgaaataaaattatcgCTATTCcaatgatttttattcatttgtatgCATTAACAAAATGATTAATTTACATAGAAAATTACATGTCTATCATCTTGATACTCTGGACTGATTGCAATGAGAGGTCAATGAAACATAAATGATACAATTACACTTAGTTATAAAATTTCTAAACCTATCGCGTACATATTATGTTGTAAGCCTATTTTCCATTAAACTCTGCTATATATATGGCAAAAATTTGTCACAGCAGTACAGAACTCCAAACCTAATAGACTTGTTGGGAGGCCAGATTCCCAATAAAGCtggaccctggtcaaatcatgAACAGAGACTCTGAGCCTTAGGAGATAGCCTTTCTTATGCCTAGAAATCTAATGACTCAGTGGCAGGATATACAGTCACAATGAAAAGAGAATAGATGCAAAATATGGGCATCTTCTTGATGACACAAGTCATCTGATTAATCTGGTAAGTGTAAAAAAAGATCACTATAGATAGTAACTTTGCAGTACTCAGGGTTTTGGTGTTTTCATTGATGATTAGGTTGGAATAGAAGTCAGCAGTTTTGGTTAAATAATATGGGAAAACAAGAGTAGTCCTCCACCTCCTGCATGACTTGGCTTTTTCTACAAACAAGACcatcctccctcttttttttggCCATCTTATTACACACCCAAGAGAGATATTGCAGGATTTACAAATTCTCCAGGGTTACAGGCTTAAGGTCAGGATGTAAACAAGATTTAATAGTACCCCAAACTATAATTATTTTAGCTATTTTTATAAGGCAAACTATTATTTGACTCTGAACTGAAAACTAAATATTGTGTTATAAAAATCATAAAGGCTAattctattataataataaaaggggaaagggagtTTCACACACATACAAGGTCAGATATATTATCCAAATAGGAAAACAGATGTGAACTGAAGTGCTACTACATTataatgtgatatggaaatcactttgaaagactgatatatattaatttaaggtcaccaaggaattcagctatgtaattcctaaatgaaaactcaagtcagcagtcaaccttttatggagtttttaattacaaacagtaggaagaaaggtatgagagagagagagagagagagagagagagagagagagagagagagagagagagagaaaggggagagaagggaatagggcttaaatacccactctgcttagactgggccaaaggcccaaggccttggatagccgaggcaaagaaaagagatcagtccctatcacatgaccaaaatggagaaatagtctcagggcctccactccaagcaccaggctccaatcACCAactctcctccacacaggaagtccccagcctccttagctgtcctctacctcacttcctgtgtctcacctgtgccaatggtggctctagcttaacccaggaccgcccagaggtctgtcccctttgcacatatctgttgaaggtcatattctcaaataattaaatcttgagctttgctggagcccttcctaaatcttcttACCCTGAGTAGTGTGGAGACtttagtttccaagacctgattctgttattacaagtatctctattgttattgatcaggaaatagccaaatcccatcctctaaagaatggtttgaacagggttcagttgttttgaaattcacaatcccccctgaggcccaaggaagactaatctctccagtgggtcttgtaaacatactagctatgaaattataatagagataaggggaaaataggagaaatagagagagacagaaaaaccaatgttttgttgggCATATTGACAAAatccaattagggggcagtccgctttggcagaagagtgtacattcaaaataaattcaatcaaccttcagttcaagcaaccacaccccaaggttcattcttgatcttgatgtaatgtaggttttctgacatgtttctgcaacagttcattctctggatttaggagttagctagcttcttccttgaagatatttctcaaacaaaaaaagttttcaaaatcttggaattttattaaaatacaatcccccctgaagtgggtgttaaaaaaatccagttcagctcaggatgcattgttgagttatgggggtatatgagtcagttattaaaagaattcaaaaacaataaaaacaaaacaaacaaaaaaacaaaaatatataaagggaaaaatatggaagaaagttaaacttttgggagaaagggaagaaaaaaatttcaaaatcagaattaaaataccaaaatctatgtataaaatgttgagtaaacaagaataacttcataatgggcctTTGTTAAGGTCCAATTtacagtaatttctatcccacaaatctgtatgacagaatgcagtaatatttcacttacccacttgcagccaagactacaggaagttgtcatattataagaaggaaaggaactagaattttattttgatagggaagagtcattccctggtctgacttttttcattctcaaggatatagggacCCAGCATGATGGTCAAATTTTTATTCTTGTATGAGTATTTCatagagtgtagatacaaggaagtcgcACAACAACGtatgtcaagtgttgcaacctcgagtccacattagtatttcctgtgtgctcttttggcactattcaggtaaagtgtgtgctccttgtttttatcccatttcctggaatcagacacaaacattaatcatagtcccataacattttatcaataaatggcaggttcccacagtctaaagctgtttgggtatgtatatttaaacttatattactgcagagagagagggaaaaaattttaattgtatgtaccttttgtacaagaaatgaggaaaggggaaaaatcaaatattcaaaagaaaagcaataataaaaaataagggaaagagaagaaaaaaatcagtaattcactGAGCCCTCAAAAAACAgaatccacttgtcaatggattattatctccaatgcatgtgatagggtacagtcaatcagtctcagcagaaaatgatctctttacatgtgagcaatgaatccaagagtccttttctccaacctttatagatgttggagtagttaacaatatttggaatggtccttcccacgaaggctgagttgctccagtacgctggaaatgtttaatatacaccttgtctcctgggttcaggtcatgaagtgaaaagtctagtggtccagcttgtactgcagctccagattcatgaagttcacgcagtttatgctgtaattcctgtatataggaagcaatagtagtatctccccctaatagtgagctatatgccagggagaaaggcttagcccgtataggtggatgtccaaaaagcatctcaaaaggtgaaatatgtaagtctcctctaggcctgcttctaagataaaatagggccagagggagaatttcagaccattttaaatgggtctcagtgcataattttccaatcatagttttaagttctttattcatcctttcaacttggcctgagctctggggatgatatggaacatggaatttgggagttatccccaagcaagaatatatttggtttaagacagaatcagtaaaatgacttcctttattggaatcaatacgtgctggcagaccaaaacgaggaataatttcttttaaaagcaccttagcaacaaaagctgccgtggctcgggtcgcaggaaatgcttccggccatctggtcagttgatctactatgactagacaaaatttataacatccagactttggcattgttatgaaatctatc encodes:
- the LOC100618940 gene encoding zinc finger protein 558-like, producing MASGNLGPRSNQKLEGPALTTASPNGRQPPEQPPQIEDASRLRSGVPRSGGPGSGTDDTVTMSKREPEVVGPSAPRSSRLGNYEVVEGKGGPSVEEPDVEAPGSYMGREGREAESISRHREPGVPGMALERDRLPGQEVVTFKDVAVDFTQEEWRLLSPGEKELYKEVMLENAQNLISVGIPAAPEDMISYLEQRKALWMLEQEGLRSCCPEGENRPQIKANPTKVNFPVDEMDLQRFMSDDADNIAFREFCVASQNSNHIEHKRIHTEEISSKSNQLRRTFMHRASLAGQQRIHPGKKCYECKECQKTFTCNSKLAVHQRIHTGEKPYECKQCGKTFIYKYSLALHQRMHSGEKSYECKQCGKTFNHSSHLTRHQRIHTGEKPHECKQCGKGFAYKSYLAIHQRVHTGEKPHECKQCGKTFRCNSNLAVHQRIHTGVKPYECKQCGKSFAYNWTLAIHQRVHSGEKPYKCKQCGKAFSHNSSLSVHQRIHTNEKHYELKNCGKTITHNFELAVHQSPHWGETF